The following is a genomic window from Euwallacea similis isolate ESF13 chromosome 4, ESF131.1, whole genome shotgun sequence.
atttatttcgatcattacttaccgctacatacatctattcaaaaacggcggaagcaaagttgtacaccttataaaaaatgtaagttaGTGAAGGTAAATTAATACTCtagatttcaaatttaaaaagacgTGAAAAAGAAGTAAAGTGGGTTGAAGTGAGGTGATTTAATTCGTGAAATTTTTCTAGATCGCTTCAGATTTACGGAAAATTTGAAGTGAGGAAAGAATCGTAAGGCATGTAAGGTTAGTTCAATTAATATAAAGTTATTGTCAAGTTAGAATTTGTTAAGGAGTGTAAAGTTACTTCAGGTCAAGTCTCCTAAATAATACGGAAGAATGAACAATTCAATTACAAAAATGCAAGGTAGTAAGCAACCTTCAATATGTAGTAAACCTTCCTGTgtgcttaaaaaattaaatatgacaaaCAGTTCAGAGGACAGAACGTAACGTAAGTTAAGTTAAATTAACATCGCGCATTTAAGGTTTAAAGTGTCCTGTAAGATGTATAAGGTTAGATGAGGTGAGATGATACGAGGGTTTTCAGGTTACTTCAGTTCATTTCAGATTCACAGAGAATTTGAAGTGTGGAGAAGGTCGTAAGGCGTGTAAGGTTACTACAGGGTATATCATTTTAAGAGTTATAGAAAGGGCCGGAGCGAATCCACAACTAGTTGACCTTATGAAAGGTGTAAGATTAGTTAAACTTTAAATGAGCATAACTTCTAAGggctaaaaaataatttcatgtgAGCTCATCTGCATCGTGAAACTTGAGTTTAAATAATGCTGTGGTGGATGTAAgatttgagatatttggtAGAGCTTAGAGAGTGTAGCAAGGGCGAAAAGGCACTTTTGGTGGGTCTAAAGCGCGCTTGAAAAAACTCTATTTTCGACTCAGTATGTAGCTTAGAGGGTCTGGGTGGTGTGTGGCGTAAGCAGCTATGTGAGTAGGGATGCTAGAGAGTGAAATAAGGCGTCTTTTGGACCTGAACAacgaaaacataattttttcctaaccGTCTGTCTCAGGTATGCAAAATTTTCTCCCTTTAAACGAAGAGAAACTTTCTCATCGGCACTTCTTAAGGTATTTCCGAAAACCAAAATACTCCCTCAGCGGCCCCAAAATTTAAAGTTCGATAAGTCGTTTAAGAGATTTTAGGCTGTAGAAAAACGTTATTTCATCACTGTGTCAGCTTAAACGCAAGTTGGGAAAGCTTTTGTGACATGCTCGAGAGAATCTTCAGAAAGCGATTAGATGGGTTATTCTTGCCGGTTCCAATTTCACGTCGCATTGCACATTCGCTTTGTAGAATGGGGGCCCCTTTTAATACGTTCCTAAAAGAGCCCCGAGCCCGGATTATCTTTAGGAATATTGGATATGAATTCCGGGTTCAGTCATGGATGTAACGTCGTTTCCTGCTTGAACCTGTTGCAAGTGCACTTTTTGCTGTAATAGCCTTCATTAATGAGGGCGAGAGTGACACTGTAAAGTTTCCCGAATCAGTTAGCTGGGCCAAGGCAGAGAATTTCCATCATCTATCAGAGTTAGTCGGCCCTCGTGGGAATATCCTCTGAGACGGATAAACGGGAAAAGCTGGCTGAATTTATTGCCTGGAGAAATCTTGGCAATTAAATCAGTAAATATCCTTTTCCAAGTGCCTGGATTTAGTCCAGGTTGGACTTTGAAAGTCTCATGTTTCTCCGCAGAAAACTTATATTGGGGTTAAACGCCTATAACAACATATGATTTACGAACGGCAATAACTTGCTCGATTAAATATGAGATTCCCCGGGATCATCCTACActattaacaatttaattagcGTGTTCTCGGGTAGTTACATACAGTGTGGACATAAATAACCGACATAGAGAGTGCAATGTAATAAATTCTAAGCTAACAACCTAATAAATAAGCacacgttttatttttatattatcggGGCCTATTAACCATCCTCCgttataaaatctttttcatGGTTTACcccaataaaaatgtttaaactcATCCATCTGGCTGTCATCTAAAACCGAACCACTGCCGTATCTTACGCGTTATCGCCtcataaatatagttttttgcTGTCACGTATGAACGGCATCGCACTAGGGGATTATGGACCCCTTATGGGTAATAAATTACCAAATCTCCTTGAGAAGAATTGTTGAGTGTCGGAGTTGCTTAAGAATCAAGAAGTTAAAAGCAAACCATTTGAAAATTGCTCTAAACAAAACAAGaaagaaatgcaaaaaatcgaaggaaaatatagtaaaaaattattcgaaGTTGCCAAAGCATACGATAAAAGTAGTATCAGGAACGAAAAATGTAGCGCGAGATCTTGACTAACACATTATTCACCGGTGAAGCATACTAATTAAAGTTTACTATGCATTCTTCACGAGCGTCTCGGAAACTTATATAAGTCATTTATCCCCGAGTGAATTCGTAAGGATTGAGACACTCGCATTCGTGTGCCTAATATCTTGCTTATGATTAATGACTTCGATTTCTCGGTTTTATCATAATCCCCATTGTAGCTTTCAATTTATACAGaatgattcattaacaatggggCAACCGAAAGCTGGAGGTACTACACGTCAAATGCTGACGATGGGAGGGAGTGCGCCTCATCCGAACGTTCATAGTTTCGGATATACAGggcattgaaaattaaaattgttgccactattttgaaaatttcgagggtagacatttgaaaatttgtaattatgtttttttgggttGACGAACGAGATACGTTTTGCAATTTCCgctttatgttatttttacctCAGTTGCTTCACGCTATTAATTCATATCAGACCATACATCTTTCGATTAAATTTGTCGAAAACTGCTGAATGAAAGTTAGTCAAGTTGGGGATCATTATATCGAGAATCGaaaaacctttcaaacaaAGTACTACTCGAACCCACTTTAGATTTTAGGGGTTTAACTCACCCCGGCTAGGGGGTTGATGTGAAAAAAGTGAGTATACGTTCATGTGTCCCcctcgaatataaagtttacgtaTTCGAGCATTTTtcgaaaagaaattttcaaatacctgAAAATGCCTCTGTTTCATTTTCgatgcgccaccctgtatatccgaCACTATCAACTTTTGAATAAGCCATATTTCTCcaccatttgacgtgtagtacctccagctttcggttgtcccattgttaatgaatcaccctgtacgTAACTAAGATACTCACGTTTGAACACGCGTGTGCTACTAAATACATAACTCGTAGATAAAGCCGTTGATTACTCATTAATTCACTGCGGAGCTCACGGGTACCATACTAATCagtcatttcaaatttacttgTATAAAACATGATGTGagggtttttgaaaaatgtttttagaatGCCGCCATgaatttcagaataaaaagtaaaataaaattaatggtcCTGTCCATTTTTCGTAGAAATAACTAACATGTGATGTGGGGGCGAAAGTGAAAAAGGAACTTAAAAAGAGAAAGGACCAACAGTGGAACGTTGAGTAAGCAGAGACCACTTTGGAATGGGGCTTACGTCTTGACCTATATGTAGATTGGAAAACACGTATTACTCGGAGACAGTTTTGATTGTGCATGTCCTCGATGTTTTGTGAATTAAGGAATTGATAATTTATGCAGGAGTTCGGTAAATATGATAGTATAGGATAGTAGCGTTAAGTAGTAGCAAGTAAATCTTATTGACTGGACAGTCATGACTGGACATCCGTGCGTGGCCACATGCCTGGATACCTGTTGCGTTTTGTGGGTTGGACTTTCATAGTCATCactttattttgtatggatGTAGCCCCCTCAGGTCTTTGTCCTAATTGGCCCTAGTCTCGTGAGGTCTTTGTCCTAAATGGACGCGACATGATGCGACACTTACCATTTCAAGTGTTTTAGCTAATCTTTAGCCGACATGGCCAGAGAAATACCCTTTAGTTAATTAATTGATAAGTGACCGAGATGCCGAGTGTTGTTCGAGAACGAGACATGGGCCACGGAGGGGGTCCAGGCGAGTAATGTGTTTTgcatgaaataattaaacatatGGAAAGAATCTATTTTACAAGTAAACACccaattgatattttaatttgaatgttcAATTACATGTGTTAAACAGCCATCTATTTATTCACTGGTCTagtatttttacatttcaatcTTTCATGTTAATTCAAAGGCGTAGAACACATTACTCGTGGATGATGAACTGCTTTCCTCACTTATGTGAATGATTATTATACAAATCTAAAACcgcttttttaattaagctcAGAACTAAGTTCATATTTCTTTACATGCAAGTTTTCCTTTAGTAAAATTATTGAGGCACAGATGTCCATTGTTTCTCTTACCAAGAGCTCGGAACGCAATTAACAAATTTAGCTCGTGTTTCCTCAATATACTCAAGTACTTCACGAGTACATATGGGTGCTTTATTCAGTCTAAAAAGGGCGTCCTAGATCGTCCCATTTCAGagcaactaaatttttaatttggttaCATCTTCAAGTTGAGTTGTTGAGTCTCGGATATGCGTTGTTACGCTTGCTCGTAAGTTACTCGAAAGTTAAACATTCTTTTACTCATCCTAATAGGGACGTCCTAGGTCCCTTCATTTAGCGGttgtaagttttaaaatttggtcgATTCTTTGAGTAAAATTGAACCACAGATGTGCCTTAATACACTTTGCTAAAACTCAGAAGTTAAGTAGTAAATTTAGTTCTTATATTCAGCAATTTAAGAGCACATATAGATGCTTTACTCAACCCAAGGAAGACGTCCTAGACTCCCTATTTCGGAGTTTcgaatgttttaattttgtagattCCTCGAGTAGAGTTAAAGAGGCACAGATGCGGCACTCTTGTCTAAAACTCTGAAGCTACGTAGCGAATTTAGGTTAAACTTTCAGTATTTTTAAGGATACATGTGGGTGCATCGCTCAATCTAAAAGGGATGTTCTAGATCCTCTGACTTCAGagatgcaaatttttaaattcggttGATTGCTCGAGTATATTTATTGAATCACACATATGCATTGCTACTCTTGCCTACAACTCGAAAGTTAAGTAGCGAATTTACCTcatattttcagtattttaacGGAACATATGCTTGCTTTACTAAGCCTAAAAGGGACGCCCAAAATCTCCTGATTTCAAAgttataaatgtttaaatctCGTTGATTTTTTGGTTAGAGTTATTGAGACGTAGATATTCACTGCTATTCTTGATAAAACCCCGAAGCAAAGTAGCAAATTTAGCTCatattttctgtattttaaaGGCCTctattggtgttttatttggCCTTAAAGGGTTAATCTATTAGGTTGTTTGGAAAgtttgtttcaatttattaaaataaattaagagcTTAACATTTCACACAAAGGGGAACTTTATTGAAGCAAATATGTGCCGTTTTGTCCAACGACCTTGGCCCACCTTTCAAGAAGCTTCATGATGCCTTTACTCCAAAATGAAGGTTTCTTATTGGCGAAGAATTGATCAAGATAACTTTTAAGGTTTTCCAAAGATTCAAATGTCTTGCcttgaagaaattttttttaagaaagaaaTAGATAGTAGTCATATGGAGCAAGGTCGGGAGAATATAGAGGATGAGAAAGAACGTCCCATTCGAAATCTAACAGCTTCCCACGGCTAGACATTGCAACGTGAAGTCTGGCATTATCATGATGGAAGACAATTCCACGCCTGTTAGCCAATTCAGGACGCTTCCGTGCGATGACAGTCTTCAGTTCGTCTAGTCGAAGGCTGTATTTTACCGCATTGATGGTTTGGTTTGGATGAAGAAGCTCATAATATACCATGCCCTTAAAATCCCACAAGATACTCAGAAGAACCTTTCTGGCTTGGTTCCTGTTTGCGTAGGTGTGTCGCTGGTCCCCCACCATCTTTTGCAGCTAACATTATTGTATAGGATCCAACTTTTATCACCTGTTATGATTCTTTTCATGAACGGTTCTTTTTGGTGCTGCTGAAGCAGCATATCGCAGACGTTCCAGTAACATTCGTCTATTCATTTCATGTGGTACCCACACATCAAGTCGACTTGAGAATCCCAGCTTCTTCAGATGGACATGCACGGTAAAAACGGACGTGTTGGCGAGTTCTCTAACTGCCACTCGAGGATTTTCGTGCACGAGATTCTTAAAAAGCATTTCATCAGCCTTCTGAAGTCGGCCTGAGCGAGCTTCATTTTCTATGTTGAAATCATCAGCTTGAAATCTTCGATGCCATTTTTGAGCTGCCTGGTGAGTAACGCCGACATCTCTATACATACTGAGAACATCTCATTCAGGGTCTGCGAAGCTGTGAAGCCACGTTTAAAGCAATATAGCATCGCATGacgaaaatgcaatttttgggctcttcatttttcaaagtgaTTTTTGACGAAATAGTTGGACTTAGGAAGATCTGCGAAATTTCCGTATTGGGCTCATAGATGTGGAAATGTTTGttgataaatataaaattgtttagagCGGCCTCGTTCTTATTGGCTACAAACAAATGTGGAGGGCGCGAAATTTGAAACGAGCTTTCTGAACAACCTAATGCATCTTCCCATTTCCAAgttgcaaatttcaaaatttggttcATCCCTTGAGTAAAGTTAGTGCATCAGAAATCCGCCCTCtcctaaaaataatacacGAATCTTCCCGAAACTTCAAAGTTAAGTTATGAACTGAGCTcatattttcaatactttAAGAGCACATATGGGAATGATTCTTTAAGTAGCTTTATTGGGTCTCTAATAAGCATTGCTGCTCTTACCCAGACCTCTAAAGGTAAATAGCGAATTGACCTCGCATTTACAACACTTTAAGGGCACGTGTAAGAATTTCATTCAGTCCAAAGGGAATCCTAGATCCTCTGGCTTAAATActgtaaatttttaagttgGAGTTATTCTCAAAGTAAAGTTGGATAAGCATTGATATGCTCTTGCCCAAAACTTGGAAATTAAATGGCGAATTCAAGTCATATTTCTAGGATGTTAGGAATAGGTGCTTTTTGTCGGAAAAGAGCCATCAAGGGAGAGGCCACCAATTAAACCAGATCCAGGACAAAAACGAGCTTTAACTTGTCCTGAACACTGGGAAAAGTATGTAAGTTCATTTGGCAACACAGCAGTTCGTGCTAATTAGGGTTTCATTTACTTGCATATAGAGTGATGTATTATTAGTTTCAATATTGATCTCATTATCATTGTATATCGGTGAGTAATGCGagttcaaaattacaaatctaCACAATTATACTAAATACATTTAGATTTAACTTTCTAATTTCGCAGAGGTGCTAGTTTTCCTATAGATTCATATACATTCACGtgatcataattttttacttgagCAGTGACTGACATATGTCGCTATCACAATGAGCTATCTGCAATTACGACGTTGTCAGATCCTCGAAAAAAACGACAAAACTCCGCTTCCGCACTAAATTGCTTTTCGGGGAAGTTTCCCATTTGGAATTGCTCATTCCTGTTTGAATCCTTGAGGTTCAAATTTACGGTACGCTTACCTCAGACACTCGGCAAATTTCCCACGGTGGATTTAATCAGACGAAGACTATGTACCACTCCGGTTGCCAAAGATTAGATATAAGCGCCAAAACCGCATTACTCCACTTACAAACACTGCGGGCTAAATTAATTCCAGCCTTCAAACGTTAATAAGCAAATTGGTTGCCTTTCAGAATCTCTTCAAAATGGCTCCCATCAATTTTGGAGCGGGGCCTGGAAAAATCCCTTTACAGGTAAGTGAGTTTTACACAACAAATACGAACCtaaattttccagttttttcgCTTTTTAGGTACTTAACGAAGCCAGAGAGGAGTTTCTTTCTTATCAAAACTTGGACTTTAGTGTGACGGAGCTGAGCCATCGCTCTGAGACTTACGCTCAAATTAACCAGGAGGCTCAGGACGATCTCAGAGAACTACTGTTGCGTCTAAATCAAGGTTctaatgataaaaattaaggATCTTTTTTTCCAGGGATGTGCCCGAAAACTACAAAATCTTGTTCATGCATGGAGGAGGTCAAGGGCTGTTTTCAGCAGTTGCCTTGAACTTAATTGGCGTTAATGGAATTGCAGATTACGCAGTTACAGGTTGCAAATAGTAACGAGCCTTCATcacaataactttttaatttccaggAATATGGTCCAATATCGCTGCAAACGAAGCTAAGAAGTATGGGCAAATAAATATGGTATTGCCTCAGCCCCATGAGGGAGCTATTCCTGATCGGGGAGCCTGGAAACTCACCCCTAATGCTTCTTATGTTTATTATTGCGATAATGACACCATTCAAGGTAAAATTTCACATTGTTTGAAAAACAGGGATGAGGTATTGATTTTATAGGTGTGGAATACCCTTTTGTGCCAGATACCAAATGCGTACCTCTGGTCGCAGACATGTCCTCCAACATTTTAACGAGAAAAGTTGATGTTTCGAAAGTAAGTATTGGAAGTTTGgaattggaagaaaaaaacatgCTTTGGTGACGTTCTAAACTTCTTCGCTAGGACATTCCTTGGGAATGGATTGTGAATAGCATAAGATGAACAGTATACGGTCATTGTCAATGTAAGAGAACTTTAGAAATAACGATCTCTCTCTGTTTACACTGGCATTTCAATATCCACTAGATAGTTTTCTCTGCGATTTCGTGGaggaaaagaatttaaaaaatactcttcACGAAGTGAACtgatttccatattttcaataCTTGAGTTGTTTACGAGATATTTGCATTTGCTCCACTACTTTCTAATAATATTACGAGATTAAGCAACCAGAAATACCATTAATGTATACACTTTATTGTCAACaaaatcgtaattttttccaaaaacataaattacaGTGTAATTTAAATAAGCATTAAAGCTATCTCATCTCTATAAACTT
Proteins encoded in this region:
- the LOC136408628 gene encoding probable phosphoserine aminotransferase isoform X1, with translation MMAEGNLFKMAPINFGAGPGKIPLQVLNEAREEFLSYQNLDFSVTELSHRSETYAQINQEAQDDLRELLDVPENYKILFMHGGGQGLFSAVALNLIGVNGIADYAVTGIWSNIAANEAKKYGQINMVLPQPHEGAIPDRGAWKLTPNASYVYYCDNDTIQGVEYPFVPDTKCVPLVADMSSNILTRKVDVSKFGVIIAAVQKNLGTAGLGIAIIREDLLGKHLSVCPSILNFKLISDYNSILNTPPIFSVYLLGKVLKWIKRHGGVEAMEKQCRRKSMLLYNAIKDSGNFYENKVPIENRSRINIPFRINNENEQTENDFLKLAEERKMFQLKGHKLVGGIRVSLYNAITYEDISHLVDFMKEFQEKYA
- the LOC136408628 gene encoding probable phosphoserine aminotransferase isoform X2: MAPINFGAGPGKIPLQVLNEAREEFLSYQNLDFSVTELSHRSETYAQINQEAQDDLRELLDVPENYKILFMHGGGQGLFSAVALNLIGVNGIADYAVTGIWSNIAANEAKKYGQINMVLPQPHEGAIPDRGAWKLTPNASYVYYCDNDTIQGVEYPFVPDTKCVPLVADMSSNILTRKVDVSKFGVIIAAVQKNLGTAGLGIAIIREDLLGKHLSVCPSILNFKLISDYNSILNTPPIFSVYLLGKVLKWIKRHGGVEAMEKQCRRKSMLLYNAIKDSGNFYENKVPIENRSRINIPFRINNENEQTENDFLKLAEERKMFQLKGHKLVGGIRVSLYNAITYEDISHLVDFMKEFQEKYA